A DNA window from Thermodesulfatator atlanticus DSM 21156 contains the following coding sequences:
- the porA gene encoding 2-ketoisovalerate ferredoxin oxidoreductase subunit alpha: protein MSKKIAKEVSIAIADAVKLARAEVIAAYPITPQTHIVEHLSELVASGELDAEYITVESEHSAISAATGAVATGARTFTSTAAQGLALMHEILFITSALRLPVVMVVANRALSAPISIWNDHSDIMAERDIGWIQVFAENGQEAVDLTIQAFRIAEDRNVMFPMIVNIDGFTLSHVIEPIILPDQEEVDAFLPPFKPKYKLDPRKPISMGPVGIPEIYFEAKKAQDEAFKNTPRVIKRVWKDWANRFGREYNAVETYRMEDAEVALLIMGSLAETAMTAIDKMRDEGKKVGLVRIRLWRPFPVQEFRKAVSGVKVLGVIDRALTPGAVGGPVGTEVKGALYNAARRPRVVNFIAGLGGRDVTVEDFEEMAERAAFYMKKRPKEAYEMIGVRES, encoded by the coding sequence ATGTCAAAAAAGATAGCCAAAGAAGTTTCCATTGCCATTGCCGACGCCGTTAAACTGGCGCGGGCAGAAGTTATCGCTGCATACCCCATTACCCCGCAGACCCATATCGTAGAGCACCTAAGCGAATTAGTTGCCAGTGGCGAGCTTGATGCTGAATATATCACCGTTGAATCCGAGCATTCTGCGATCAGTGCGGCGACAGGGGCTGTGGCCACAGGAGCACGCACCTTTACCTCTACCGCGGCTCAAGGGCTTGCCTTGATGCACGAGATTCTTTTTATCACCTCAGCCTTAAGGCTCCCTGTGGTAATGGTGGTAGCTAACAGAGCCCTTTCTGCGCCCATTAGCATCTGGAATGACCACAGTGACATCATGGCTGAGCGGGATATCGGCTGGATCCAGGTCTTTGCCGAAAACGGTCAGGAAGCTGTTGATTTAACCATCCAGGCCTTCCGTATAGCTGAAGACCGCAACGTGATGTTTCCCATGATTGTGAACATTGACGGCTTTACCCTCTCTCACGTGATTGAGCCAATAATCTTGCCGGACCAGGAAGAAGTAGACGCCTTTTTGCCACCCTTTAAACCCAAGTATAAGCTTGATCCACGGAAACCTATCTCCATGGGTCCTGTGGGGATCCCTGAAATTTATTTTGAAGCCAAAAAAGCTCAGGACGAAGCCTTTAAAAACACTCCGCGGGTGATTAAGCGGGTGTGGAAGGATTGGGCCAATCGTTTTGGCCGGGAATATAATGCCGTAGAGACATATCGCATGGAAGATGCTGAAGTTGCCCTTTTGATAATGGGTAGCCTTGCTGAAACTGCTATGACAGCTATTGATAAGATGCGCGATGAAGGCAAGAAGGTTGGGCTGGTGCGCATAAGGCTTTGGCGGCCGTTTCCTGTGCAGGAATTTCGCAAGGCTGTATCTGGGGTCAAAGTATTAGGAGTTATTGACCGAGCGCTTACTCCTGGCGCAGTGGGTGGCCCAGTTGGCACGGAAGTCAAAGGCGCCCTTTATAATGCTGCCAGGCGTCCCCGGGTAGTTAACTTCATTGCAGGCCTTGGTGGCCGCGATGTCACGGTTGAGGATTTTGAAGAAATGGCCGAAAGAGCCGCTTTTTATATGAAAAAGCGGCCTAAAGAAGCTTACGAAATGATAGGGGTGCGGGAATCATGA